In Candidatus Eremiobacteraceae bacterium, the sequence ACTGTCTGAACGCGGTCACCGAGCCGCCCGGACTCGGCGCCGCTGTCTTGCTGCGTGCAGTCGAGCCGCTCGCGGGTCTCGATGCGATGCACCGGCGAAGGGGAGCGAGCGTACCCGATGCGCGCCTTGCTTGCGGACCCGGCAACCTATGCCGGGCGATGGCCATCGATTTGCGGTGCAACGGCGTCGATCTGCGCGGTGATCCGCAGTTGCACATCGATTTCACGAGAGCATCACCGCCGCAGCGGATCGGCGTCACATCGCGCGTGGGGTTGAGCAGCGCCGCCGACTGGCCGCTGCGCTTCTACGACCCCGATAGCCGCAGCGTTTCCCGAGCGCCGAGAAGGCCCAAAAACCGTTGACGCGATACCCAGGCTGTGTTATAGTCAGAGCGGCGTGAGCTTCCCGATCTTCTATGACGGCGCGAGCTCGGCTGTTCATCATCGATAAAACCCCCACTTGCAGTCATCCACGTCGAAATCGACGTTAGTGTAGTTTATCACGACATCACGAACCGTTGACTGTTCACTCACTGCCTGCGGCATCACGCCGCGGCGCACTTGCTTAGATATTGTCAGGTGGTAACCACACGTGCAAGACGAAGATTCCCCAGTTTCTGATTCCGACGGCGAACTCTCGCCCGCCCCGCGCATCTACCGTCCGCGAACCCGCGCCGGCGCGGGTTCGATGGAGATAGACATCGATTTCGAGCGCCCCGAGCGCGTGGAACGCGTCGAACGCGTCGAGCGCGCCGAACGTCCGGAACGCGCCGATCGCGGCGAGCGGCCAGAGCGCGCTGAACGTCTGGAGCGCAGCGAGAGACCGGACCGCGCAGAACGACCAGAGCGCCCCGAACGGCCAGAGCGCGCGGAACGGCCAGAGCGCAGCGAGAGACCGGACCGCGCGGAAAGGCCCGAGCGCGGTGACCGTGGCGACAGGCCGGAGCGCGTCGAACGGCCCGACCGGAACGAGCGGTCCGAGCGTGAGCGTCAAGATCGCTTTGACCGCGGCGAACGGCCGGCGCGTTTCGATCGCGACCGCGACCGCGGCCGAGGCCGCAACAACAACAACGATCGCGGCGCACGCGTCTTCCCGGTGCGCACATATCAAGAACGCTTCGAGCCGCCACAACCCAAGACGTTCAAAACCAAGGATGGAGAAGAGATGAATCTCTTGTCCATCAAGGAGCTCGAAGACAAGACGCGCACCGAGCTCGTCGAACTCGCGCGCAAGCTGGACATCGCCGATCTCCAGCGCATCAAAAAACAAGACCTCGTATTCCCGATCCTCGAAGCGCAGGCCAAAGCAGCCGGATTGAATTTCGCGATCGGCGTGCTCGACGTGTTGCCCGAGGGCTATGGATTCTTGCGCCGCGACAACATGCGGCCTGGTCCGCATGACGTCTACATCTCCCAATCACAAGTGCGCCGCTTCGAACTGCGCAGCGGCGACTTGGTCGCCGGCCAATGCCGCGATCCAAAAGACAACGAGAAATACCACGGCATCCTCAAAGTGGAAGCGGTCAACGGCCAAGACCCTGAAGCCATCCGCGGCCGTCCGCATTTCGACAAGCTCATCCCGATCTATCCCGATCAGCGCCTCAAGATGGAGACCTCGTCGCTCGAGATGTGCGGCCGGGTGCTCGATCTGCTCTGCCCGATCGGCAAGGGACAGCGCGGCCTGATCGTCTCGCCGCCCAAAGCCGGCAAGACGACGCTGCTCAAGAAGATCGCCAACGCGATCGCGGCCAACCATCCCGAAGTCGACCTGTTCGCGCTGCTCGTCGACGAGCGGCCAGAAGAGGTCACGGACATGCGCCGTTCGATCGAAGGCGACGTCGTCTCGTCGACCTTTGACGAACATCCGGACAACCACACCGCGGTGTCCGAGCTGACGCTGGAGCGCTGCAAGCGCTTGGTCGAGCTCGGTCACGACGTCGTGATCTTGCTCGATTCCATCACCCGCCTCGCGCGGGCGTGGAACCAAGTGATGCCGGCGACCGGCCGTACGCTGTCGGGCGGTCTTGACACCAGCGCGCTGCATAAGCCCAAACGCTTCTTCGGCGCCGCTCGCAACATCGAGGGTGGCGGCAGTCTCACGATCATCGCGACCGCGCTCATCGAGACCGGTTCGAAGATGGACGATGTGATCTTCGAAGAGTTCAAGGGCACGGGCAACATGGAGATCAACCTCGTGCGTAAGCTGGCCGACAGCCGGATCTTCCCGGCGGTCGACATC encodes:
- a CDS encoding DNA-3-methyladenine glycosylase; translated protein: MTRSQVPNIRAAGTAVEDGFEGSTVDVARRLIGAMLERVIPPGEPDAGTLVSGRIVETEAYLPNVDPACHGYRGPTRRSAAIFGRPGSAYVYLIYGVYYCLNAVTEPPGLGAAVLLRAVEPLAGLDAMHRRRGASVPDARLACGPGNLCRAMAIDLRCNGVDLRGDPQLHIDFTRASPPQRIGVTSRVGLSSAADWPLRFYDPDSRSVSRAPRRPKNR
- the rho gene encoding transcription termination factor Rho, with the translated sequence MRTYQERFEPPQPKTFKTKDGEEMNLLSIKELEDKTRTELVELARKLDIADLQRIKKQDLVFPILEAQAKAAGLNFAIGVLDVLPEGYGFLRRDNMRPGPHDVYISQSQVRRFELRSGDLVAGQCRDPKDNEKYHGILKVEAVNGQDPEAIRGRPHFDKLIPIYPDQRLKMETSSLEMCGRVLDLLCPIGKGQRGLIVSPPKAGKTTLLKKIANAIAANHPEVDLFALLVDERPEEVTDMRRSIEGDVVSSTFDEHPDNHTAVSELTLERCKRLVELGHDVVILLDSITRLARAWNQVMPATGRTLSGGLDTSALHKPKRFFGAARNIEGGGSLTIIATALIETGSKMDDVIFEEFKGTGNMEINLVRKLADSRIFPAVDIKRSGTRHEELLLSEVELRKIVMLRRATAVLGTQEMTELILERFRRTDGNEDFLKSVTKEAMSMASDGDR